DNA from Eucalyptus grandis isolate ANBG69807.140 chromosome 5, ASM1654582v1, whole genome shotgun sequence:
ttgtatttttttaatagttttaaaactcaattgcactttcatgataaattatagaattttatatgcactttttttttttaatatttatgtttGTCTGTCTAGATCTTATGGTACATGAGTGGAGATTTTGATTTGTGATCATATATTGTTTTACTCCATTTCAAATGCATTTAGACTGGATGTCTACTGTTTTAGTGATGGGTCTTCGACTTGCTGTATAAGTGGCTCCCAGCTTCTGCTTAACAATCTCATGATATGGTAGGAATTTCCCTCTGCTTGGTTTGGCTCCAACGGTACACCCAATTAAAAACTTGAATTATCAGCTTTTTGTTGTGGTTTTTAGGAGCAAATTTGAATTGTTGAAAGCGGCATAGAAGGACTTGAAGCTCGAGGACACCAAACTTGAAACTCATTGACGACGGAACTTAGGAAAGAAGAGATGACGGCGGATGATGGACTGGAGCTTGCGATGAGTGATGAGGATCGGACAAGGACCGGGCAAGCAGCGgcgggagaggaagaagaaaacctaaaatattgaaataagaTCCCTAATTCTAATTCAAGTTgggaattttcttattttctactcaattataaatttcaaacaaaattacCCGTCATTTCaattactaaaaaatatttactaaCAAACATTTGACCGGCCAGCTTAAACCCTCATTTGATATtaatggtgcgtttggtaacgcttctCTTCTCGTGTTTGATAATtggacaaaatttctaattctaaaATAGAATTGTGTTAGGTAcaatactaaaaatttctacttcaaattattttcttttatttttaaataattttattactttttctttttttcctttctttcccttcttcttcttctttaagtcGCTAATCGCCGACCTTGGGATGACCAAGAACCGGCTAGATGAGGGCCGTGACCTCATCGAGCATCGCTAGCCCTCGGTGAGGCCGAACCTCATCCGAGCCTCGCTAGCACCGGGCGAGAATCGATTGAGCCATGGGGGTGAgcggcctcgccaaatttgggctAGGccgctcgcccagccatggctcGACAGGGTTGAGCGAGCCccaccggtggctaggcaagcctcacctagccccaccgaggctcgcccagcctcgTCGATGGCTGGCTTCCAGCGAGCTTGTcggacctcgccttggctagcgAGCCTTCGGCGAGATCGCCGAACCGGTTGCCAACGACCGGTGGTAGTGGGCGGTGAACGGCGGACGGTGACAGATAGTAACCATGGCgatggatgaagaagaagaaaaaggaagaagaacaagagaaaaaaaaatatgggcttgattttagaattgttcctgggaacaataatcaaatttttttttattcttgattctgttctaaatctatttccgggaacaaaaaaatagaaatttgttctcgggaacaaaaattttatcaaacacgattatgttccaaaactgttcccgaaaacaaaagaatataaaatttaacTATTTGGCCAGTTACCAAATAGGGCTACCTAGCCACCCTTTGCGACAAAACTCATctaaatagtttttattttttgagaaaataatttaatttcaaaatttttatttagaatgtTCCCTAGAATTTATATTTTACATAGGAGTAATAGATAAAAGTGAGCGGTTCTCGGTTTTGATTCGATTCCGtctagaacttggaaccaaCTTTCGTGTACGGGTTTATCATTTTTGAATCCTGGAACCTATCCGTCGGGAATTAAGAACTTAGAACCTACCATGTCACAAAGTTCTAAGGTCGCCGTTCAAGTtccaacagtttttttttttttttttcattttcaagtttgaacTATAACAAAGAAGGCAAGAGACAAACCAGAATTTCTATGTCCATAAAAGAACATTAGACTATTAATTCAAAACTcaacatcattttgttgagATTCAAAGGTAACATAGCTTTCAAAGAACGCATTGATGTGATGAATGTGTATcatccaaattaattaataagtaAACAAGTCGCTTGTATAGGAGTGAGTGCGGTTCCCGAATAAAATCGGGAATCGAAGAATCAGATCAGAGGATCCGATGTGGTTCTCGATTCTAAAGAGATCGATTCCGACttttaattctctttttttggggttCATGAAAAAGAAACCCTAACCACCCACCCCCCTCCACGTGATTTTCCCCGGATTCTTCTCccccttccctttctttttcattctctctctttttcttttcttcgctttttcctcctcacgtcacttcctgccccccttccccctactttttttttcttttcttctttttctctctcctctttcccgccccctttcttcttcttctccttcttcttccttcctcttgtaCTATTAGAGTCCAAAAATCTCTAGACCTTAAGGGAGCCCAAAACTCACCGTTGTAGCTCGTGAACGGCTCCAATTCGGCACCCTCCCTTTCGGCCCCGAAATGGCGACCGCCCGTTTCGCACGCCGGCGACTCCCATCCTCCGCCGCcgtcctccttctcctcctcctcttcctcgccgccgcgcctccgccggCCCACTCCCTTCCCTACTCCCAGTACAAAaccctcttcttctccctcgcCCACTCCCTCCCCGACTCCCAGTACAAAaccctcttcttctccctcgcCCACTCCCTCCTCCCCGACTCCCAGTACAAAACCCTCTTCTCCCTCGCCCACTCCCTCCCCGACTCCCAGTACAAAaccctcttcttctccctcgcCCACTCCCTCCCCTACTCCCAGTACAAAGCCCTCTTCTCCCTCGCCCACTCCCTCGCCACCCGCGTCGCCAGCCTCCGTGCCGCCCgcggcgacctcgccggggcCGAGCGCGCCCGGGCCATCGCGGAGCTGAGCGAGCTGCTGGGCCTGGTGCTCCCCTACTCCCAGTACGAGGccctcttcttcctcgcccACTCCCTCGCCACCCACGTCGCCAGCCTCCGCGCCGCCCGCGGCGACCACGCCGGGGCCGAGCGAGCCCGGGCCATCGCGGAGCTGAGCGAGCTGCTGGGCCTGGTGCTCCCCTACTCCCAGTACAAAGCGCTCTTCTCCCTCGCCCACTCCCTCGCCACCCGCGTCCCCAGCCTCCGCGCCGCCCgcggcgacctcgccggggcCGAGCGCGCCCGGGCCATCGCGGAGCTGAGCGAGCTGCTGGGCCTGGTGGAGGATTTCGCGAGGGCGGAATCGAATGCGGAGAGGGCGAGCTGGATTGGGAGGAACTACGAGAACGCCGCGCGGGTCTTGAAGTCGGTCTTCGCGAGGCTTCTCCGAGTGTTCAGCAAATCGGTACGGTGTAATTTCTTTCCTTGTTCAAATTTGCTGTAAATTTGTTCAAATTCATAGCGGACGAATGTTGTCATTCGTAGTATTAGAGACATAGTGCAGTTGCATTTCGTTCTGAATCATGATCGGTGGTGGTGGGTAATTTGTTTAGCAAGATCCCAGAGGGGGATGGAAAAAGAATTCTGTACGAGGTCTGATCTAATTTCATACTTTTTGCCTATGCTTGGAAAGATTTTAAggtgggtgaggaaaaatgaagGTGAAGGAAATAATTCTTGGGATTTTCTTCACGGGAGTAAAATCGTCAGGACTGGAGATTGACCATGGACTGAATGATTTATCTACTCTAGAGAGAGATGGCCATTAATAATACTGTACATAGAGACCCAACTTGAGGTGTCGCATTCCGTGGGTGAACTGTGCAATTAACATTCCAAATGCCAAAACTAGTGACACCTAAAATGTTGAATCTTTTACTGTACCAGATATGAGACCCATAGGGAGTCGCCCACCCTCAACTCTGCTTAGCTGAAGCATCTTCTTACAACTTCCCAGTTCAATACTGGGGCTGTACGACTTGGTTTGGAAGGGATAAGATGAAGATCATGCCTGTTATCTTTCTTTGTAACTTGTTGAAGATAGAAACATTTCCTCAATGAAATACATTGAACATGAATTCCACTGATCATTATTGACTATTAAAATGAGCATGTTGGTTTCTATATCAGTTGATTGTTGAACtaacttgaaataaaaatattaatagaaAGATGAAACTACATTGGTTGAACAGAAAAAACATCTCATGTATCTGGTCGTGTTGGTCATGAGAAACAGAGACCAGAGGTGCTATTCCAAATGGGTGGAAAAAGGGCTAAAAGTACTTTGTCAAGATAAGTGCAAATACATTTGTGATTGCAGGCTTAATGCCAATTTGTTCCTTTGTTCTCCCGATGATGATATTTGGGATATTTGCAGGGTCCCCGAGGGAGATGGTAGAGACCTTGCGAAAGGAAGTGGTGGATGGAGATTTCTTGAGGGATTGTCTGGAATTGGGAAGTAATGACTTGAAAGGCCTGGTCCAAATTTTGAAGGATCTCACTTCTCAATATTACTCATCATCTGATCATGGCCATGATCTCCGGAACAACATGCAGGACTTGTCTTTGGAACCAGTTTTGCTATGAAGGTCTCTGGGTAAGCACTATGTTTATGTACTGTATTAGAGGAGTTGAACATTTCAAAAGCATTTGTGCAGAATTTTGGCAGGAGTTTAGAAGGTGAACAGAGAAGAGTAGAGAACTCTGATTGCCAGGTGTTGTCTGAGTCATGTTGTTATCACTTGGAGTTTCATCAGCATCTTTTCTGTGGTGGAGAGCTGTAAATAGTTCTCACTTGTAAAGATGTAATTCCTTTGTCTTTAATTGGATAGTTTTCACTTTCTATGGTGTTGAActattgacatgaaattgaacAGTTACAATCACCTCAACGTGACAATAGGACCAATTTCTTTAATGATTTATAGTTATATTGGAGGTTTTTGTCTGTTGAGGTCATTCCTTTACTTGAACTATTTGTATAATGACGAACTCTAACACATCATAATGATTTATAGTAAAACTGAACACATTGAACTCAAGAACTTAGTTATCTTGTGCTTATCTCTACTTTTAATTGGTATTACTCATTGACATCTTATGTTATGAACTTTTGTGCCAAAGTTCAGAAGTACACCCTTCTTTTAAGACCTTCTGTTAAGGTAGACATGATAAATTTGGAAGGTGATTTAGTAATTCATCGTAacagagattttctttttaaataaccATCTAATGTAGCTACGACCAATGGTGGACATGAAGATACCCCTCTTCTCCCTCTTAAACACTTGGTTCTTTCCCAATTTATGCATGTATTTTTCTTCTATCCCTCAACCTAATTTCTAAACTTAAAGTTATCTCCTCTGTCTCTCCCCTGTTTTCAACTTTTCACAGTGCGAGTGAATCTTATTGAGCAAAGAGAAGCGGTAGTATTGTTTCTAATAGGGATGGAATAACTAGAATCAGTGGCGAGAACAATAACTGAAGGAACAGGATgatttgcctttttcttttttcgtcgCTTGCATGATTATTGTTTAAGTTATATTTTTAAGGAATGGAATTCATATAGAATTCTTTCACAAATATATAGCAAGGTATGAATTTTAGTTAAAAGTGAGTTGAAAAGGACATTTTCTCTGATAAGGTTCGTAGTGACCAATTTAATTTCCAATAAGATTTTTCAAGCAATGGCCAGGAACCTTTTCATGTAgggcatttatttttttttcctttttttcctcgtttcttttgttcatcttctttgttcGTTTCTTTTTCCCACTAGATGCTCCAGCTTCCTTGACGTCATGAAGCCGCCAGTGAGCCACTCTACCAACCTACGACTGCTTCTCCGTCCAGCGCTTAGCGATATCATGACGTCGAGCAAAAATgcgaaagaaaatgattatctAATATTTGTGTCAATTGCGCGCACACACATGTATTTTATAATCATGTTATCATTTGTTATTCTGAGGCTGGATCGGTAATTCCAAAAATGTTGCTAGAACTACTGAATAAAATTATATAGTCTATATAAATAATCATATCTCGATTTAAATAACTGTTTGATTGCtttgaacaaaacaaaatgggATACAATGAGCAAATATCCGAGTGTTAAGAAAAGGGGTACCTCTTCCATGGCAAGATAGACATGACAAATGACTACACACTACACAGCATTATGGAAGGATATAACAACACAGTAGCGCCTAATGCCCTAAAAGCCTCCAACTAAGTTTAGTTCCAATTTTACCccaattctttatttttaaaaaaaaaaaacctctaaTTTTGTCTAGTCCcaattttactctaaactttttttttttttttttttatcttttaaaaaccCTTGACTTTTGGTTCAGTCCCAATTTTAACATAGATATTTATTTTCCTCCTAAAAAACCATCAACATTTGCTTGAGTTTCAAATATGTTTATATTAACCTTCCCTCCAATTTCTCTTGACAATGAAGAGATAAAAAGCGTTTGAGCGCGAGCTCTCTGATCATGAAAGATGAAAGACTCTCAAGCACAAAATCAAAGATCCTCGAGTGAGATGGAAGAAAGATTCTCTAAAAAGAAGAGCAAATAGAAGGTCAAccttaattactttaatttttaccCAAATTTTAGATCCAAGAAGATATCGTTTGGGTTGACGTGAAAATTCATCTCCAAAAGACTCTtcttagatttgaaatttgggtAAAACTTAGAGCAATGACATGAAAGTGCCAATTAGCGAGGACAATTTTGGATGAAGTATTAATGGGAGCACATATGGGACCCAAGttaaagttggtaattttatgagataaaaaaaaagcataggGTAGAATTGAGATTAGACCGAAAGTTGGTGGATTTTtataagacaaaagaaagattaGAGTAGAATTGGGAATGGACCAAAATTTAAGGATATTATATGAGATAGAAAAAAGTTTAGATTAAAATTAGGATTCAACCTAAAAtgaaagttttatttttatttttaaatttttttattggtatTAGGCCACATAGAACTGATCGAGGACAGATGGTTTAATATTCATTCATCTCCGTCAAGGAAAATTAATCCGTCAAGTCAAAAACAATTaccattcttttcatttttcttcagtTTCATGTcataaagatcaattctacacatttgattagctttctctctcttgtcacatttatcaataatttcatttttagtagtccattgctttgattttattattctcttccAAATAATTTCTACATAATAAATCAAGATAAATACAACTTATGAAAGGTcgcatttgtttgttttttgactaattcaaa
Protein-coding regions in this window:
- the LOC120286219 gene encoding uncharacterized protein LOC120286219, which produces MATARFARRRLPSSAAVLLLLLLFLAAAPPPAHSLPYSQYKTLFFSLAHSLPDSQYKTLFFSLAHSLLPDSQYKTLFSLAHSLPDSQYKTLFFSLAHSLPYSQYKALFSLAHSLATRVASLRAARGDLAGAERARAIAELSELLGLVLPYSQYEALFFLAHSLATHVASLRAARGDHAGAERARAIAELSELLGLVLPYSQYKALFSLAHSLATRVPSLRAARGDLAGAERARAIAELSELLGLVEDFARAESNAERASWIGRNYENAARVLKSVFARLLRVFSKSI